One Pecten maximus chromosome 7, xPecMax1.1, whole genome shotgun sequence genomic window carries:
- the LOC117331142 gene encoding uncharacterized protein LOC117331142: MVPGHSTIVTSECPTLLKFTDHVTMVPGHSTIVTSECPTLLKFTDHVTMVPGHSTMVTSECPTLLKFTDHVTMVPGHSTMVTSECPTLLKFTDHVTMIPGHSTIVTSECPTLLKFTDHVTMIPGHSTMVTSECPTLLKFTDHVAMIPGHSTMVTSECPTFLKFTDHVAMIPGHSTMVTS; encoded by the coding sequence ATGGTACCAGGCCACAGTACCATAGTGACCAGTGAATGTCCAACTCTCCTTAAGTTTACAGACCACGTGACCATGGTACCAGGCCACAGTACCATAGTGACCAGTGAATGTCCAACTCTCCTTAAGTTTACAGACCACGTGACCATGGTACCAGGCCACAGTACCATGGTGACCAGTGAGTGTCCAACTCTCCTTAAGTTTACAGACCACGTGACCATGGTACCAGGCCACAGTACCATGGTGACCAGTGAGTGTCCAACTCTCCTTAAGTTTACAGACCACGTGACCATGATACCAGGCCACAGTACCATAGTGACCAGTGAATGTCCAACTCTCCTTAAGTTTACAGACCACGTGACCATGATACCAGGCCACAGTACCATGGTGACCAGTGAATGTCCAACTCTCCTTAAGTTTACAGACCACGTGGCCATGATACCAGGCCACAGTACCATGGTGACCAGTGAGTGTCCAACTTTCCTTAAGTTTACAGACCACGTGGCCATGATACCAGGCCACAGTACCATGGTGACCAGTTAG